The following are encoded together in the Chlorocebus sabaeus isolate Y175 chromosome 20, mChlSab1.0.hap1, whole genome shotgun sequence genome:
- the UQCRH gene encoding cytochrome b-c1 complex subunit 6, mitochondrial isoform X1: MGLEDERKMLTESGDPEEEEEEEEELVDPLTTVREQCEQLEKCVKARERLELCDERVSSRSRTEEDCTEELLDFLHARDHCVAHKLFNNLK, from the exons ATGGGACTGGAGGACGAGCGAAAGATGCTTACCGAGTCCGGAGATCCTGAGGAG gaggaagaggaagaggaggaattaGTG GATCCCCTAACAACAGTGAGAGAGCAATGCGAGCAGTTGGAGAAATGTGTAAAGGCCCGGGAGCGGCTAGAGCTCTGTGATGAGCGTGTATCCTCTCGATCACGTACAGAAGAGGATTGCACGGAGGAGCTCTTAGACTTCTTGCATGCAAGGGACCATTGC GTGGCCCACAAACTCTTTAACAACTTGAAATAA
- the UQCRH gene encoding cytochrome b-c1 complex subunit 6, mitochondrial isoform X2 — translation MGDRILPFLAAVWLCQLAFCTDPLTTVREQCEQLEKCVKARERLELCDERVSSRSRTEEDCTEELLDFLHARDHCVAHKLFNNLK, via the exons ATGGGAGACCGCATTCTGCCATTTCTGGCGGCAGTGTGGCTCTGCCAGCTGGCCTTCTGCACG GATCCCCTAACAACAGTGAGAGAGCAATGCGAGCAGTTGGAGAAATGTGTAAAGGCCCGGGAGCGGCTAGAGCTCTGTGATGAGCGTGTATCCTCTCGATCACGTACAGAAGAGGATTGCACGGAGGAGCTCTTAGACTTCTTGCATGCAAGGGACCATTGC GTGGCCCACAAACTCTTTAACAACTTGAAATAA